One window of Quercus robur chromosome 5, dhQueRobu3.1, whole genome shotgun sequence genomic DNA carries:
- the LOC126725191 gene encoding uncharacterized protein LOC126725191 isoform X4 encodes MGQQQQQQLQHFIHPNHPLLFNPDDRRGYSCWGCDESVYGPSYSCKECGVGYSHHKSCAELPLKLHHPLHPIHPLILFPPWRYRENYKCELCKAYKAEYTYRCSRCDFNLHITCASLAPTTMEPEFHHHPLTSVWKWITFTGDICGKKDESTPYLCNTCGFWIHGRCSLFPRKVKVVHHKHLLHLIHSSLEFHQSDSRFCQICVQEVDTCYGLYYCSRCDFVAHLNCAMGNKENINLQEFKDEDEVSELNELVDSTYKVKKYNMREGGIQIAVEIKHFSHEHDLMLTEQLLKTQKCDGCVRAIVPPFYSCIKCSFFLHEFCANLPKKKQHPLHQHQPSLLPMKPSKDFRCYACHHKCNGFTYLCETCRFRLDVQCSMISEILNPPGHDHTLILSGVESSQNCSCCDSRTYPIFRCTTCAFALDLRCATLPHSIRYKQHEHPFALSYRVEDNSGEYYRDICEEKRDSKYWFYYCEDCSYLAHPKCIIGKYPNYKFGGTYTFDCHSHPLTFIEETKDQPRCNKCNDTCEKLIYQCSHCNFYIHKSCL; translated from the coding sequence ATggggcagcagcagcagcagcaacttCAACATTTTATCCATCCGAACCATCCCTTGCTCTTCAATCCAGATGACAGACGTGGATATTCTTGTTGGGGGTGCGACGAATCAGTTTATGGTCCTAGCTACAGCTGCAAAGAATGTGGTGTGGGGTACAGTCATCATAAATCATGTGCGGAACTACCCCTTAAGTTGCACCATCCCTTGCACCCAATCCATCCTCTTATTCTCTTTCCCCCATGGAGATACCGGGAAAATTACAAATGCGAACTTTGCAAAGCATATAAAGCTGAATACACTTATCGGTGTTCCCGTTGCGACTTCAACCTTCACATCACATGCGCTTCTTTAGCGCCCACCACCATGGAACCTGAATTCCACCACCACCCATTGACCTCCGTTTGGAAGTGGATCACCTTCACTGGCGACATTTGCGGCAAAAAAGACGAAAGTACACCCTATTTGTGTAATACATGCGGTTTCTGGATTCATGGAAGATGTTCTCTTTTCCCACGCAAAGTCAAAGTTGTGCATCACAAGCACCTCCTCCACCTCATCCATTCTTCTCTTGAATTCCATCAATCCGACTCTCGATTTTGTCAAATCTGTGTTCAAGAGGTGGACACATGCTACGGGCTTTACTATTGCTCCAGATGTGATTTTGTTGCCCACTTAAATTGTGCTATGGGAAACAAGGAGAACATAAATTTGCAAGAATTTAAAGATGAGGATGAAGTTTCAGAGCTCAATGAATTGGTTGACTCAACTTACAAAGTCAAAAAATACAATATGAGGGAGGGTGGAATTCAAATAGCTGTAGAAATCAAACACTTCAGTCATGAGCATGACTTAATGCTTACCGAGCAGCttctaaaaacccaaaaatgcGATGGGTGCGTAAGAGCCATTGTCCCTCCGTTTTATAGTTGCATAAAGTGTAGCTTCTTTCTTCATGAATTTTGTgctaatttaccaaaaaaaaagcaacaccCACTTCATCAACACCAACCATCCCTGCTCCCAATGAAACCAAGTAAGGATTTTAGGTGTTATGCCTGTCATCATAAATGCAATGGCTTCACCTATTTGTGTGAGACATGCCGTTTTAGACTTGATGTTCAATGTAGTATGATCTCAGAAATCCTTAACCCCCCTGGTCATGATCACACACTTATTCTCTCTGGTGTTGAATCTTCTCAGAATTGCAGCTGTTGTGATTCTAGAACTTACCCAATATTCCGTTGTACCACTTGTGCATTTGCTTTGGACTTAAGATGTGCTACACTACCACATTCTATAAGATACAAACAACATGAGCATCCCTTTGCTCTCAGTTATAGAGTTGAAGATAACTCTGGTGAATATTATCGTGATATATGTGAAGAAAAACGAGACTCAAAATATTGGTTTTACTACTGTGAGGATTGCAGTTATCTTGCTCATCCAAAATGTATTATTGGGAAATACCCAAATTATAAGTTTGGAGGTACTTACACATTTGACTGTCACTCACACCCTCTTACTTTCATTGAGGAAACTAAGGACCAGCCTCGATGTAACAAATGTAATGATACTTGTGAAAAGTTGATCTATCAATGTTCTCACTGTAATTTCTACATCCACAAGAGTTGTTTATAA